Proteins from one Pseudomonas bijieensis genomic window:
- the ccmI gene encoding c-type cytochrome biogenesis protein CcmI: MIDFWLAAGLLLLVALSFLLIPVLRGRRAQREEDRTALNVALYQERIAELQAEQEEGVLNAAQLDTGRAEAARELLADTEGADAPRESRLGKPLPLLAAVLVPLLGLALYLHFGASDKVELTREFAQAPQSMEEMTQRLERAVAAQPDSAEGLYFLGRTYMAQDRPADAAKIFERTVAVAGRQPELLGQWAQAQYFADGKKWSDKVQTLTDEALKLDPKEVTSLGLLGIAAFEGERYQDAIDYWGRLLVELPEGDKSREALQGGITRATEKLQASGGKVVQAPVTKAAALLKVRVDLAPALKAKVQPGDSVFIFARAVSGPPAPLAAKRMTVADLPITVELGDADAMMPQLKLSNFPEVQLVARISRAGQPTAGEWIGRSQPLASSTTAQQQLTIDSPDK; the protein is encoded by the coding sequence ATGATTGATTTCTGGCTCGCCGCAGGTCTGCTTCTTCTGGTTGCCCTGAGTTTTCTGTTGATCCCTGTGCTGCGTGGTCGTCGCGCTCAACGAGAGGAGGACCGTACCGCGCTCAACGTGGCGCTGTACCAGGAACGCATTGCCGAGTTGCAGGCCGAGCAAGAGGAGGGCGTGCTCAACGCCGCGCAACTGGACACTGGTCGCGCCGAAGCCGCCCGCGAGCTGCTCGCCGACACCGAGGGCGCCGATGCGCCACGGGAGTCCCGATTGGGCAAGCCATTGCCGTTGCTCGCCGCCGTGCTGGTGCCGCTGTTGGGCCTGGCGCTGTACCTGCACTTCGGTGCCAGCGACAAGGTCGAGCTGACCCGTGAATTCGCCCAGGCGCCGCAGTCGATGGAGGAAATGACTCAGCGCCTGGAACGGGCGGTGGCGGCGCAGCCGGACTCCGCCGAGGGCTTGTATTTCCTCGGCCGTACCTACATGGCCCAGGATCGACCCGCAGACGCGGCGAAGATCTTCGAGCGCACCGTGGCGGTGGCCGGCCGCCAGCCCGAGCTGCTCGGGCAGTGGGCCCAGGCGCAGTATTTCGCCGATGGCAAGAAATGGTCGGACAAGGTCCAGACCCTGACCGATGAAGCGCTGAAACTCGATCCCAAGGAGGTCACCAGTCTTGGCCTGCTGGGCATCGCCGCGTTCGAAGGCGAGCGCTATCAGGATGCGATCGATTACTGGGGGCGCCTGCTGGTGGAACTGCCGGAGGGTGACAAGTCCCGTGAGGCGCTGCAGGGCGGTATTACCCGGGCCACCGAGAAGCTGCAAGCCAGCGGCGGCAAGGTCGTCCAGGCTCCTGTGACCAAGGCTGCGGCACTGCTCAAGGTGCGTGTCGACCTGGCGCCGGCACTCAAGGCCAAGGTGCAGCCGGGCGACAGCGTGTTCATCTTCGCCCGCGCCGTCAGCGGCCCGCCGGCGCCGCTGGCGGCCAAGCGCATGACCGTCGCCGATCTGCCGATCACGGTGGAGCTGGGTGACGCGGACGCAATGATGCCGCAGTTGAAACTGTCGAACTTCCCCGAAGTCCAACTGGTGGCGCGCATCTCCCGGGCCGGCCAGCCGACCGCCGGTGAGTGGATCGGTCGCAGCCAGCCCCTGGCGAGCAGCACCACGGCGCAGCAACAACTGACCATCGACAGCCCGGACAAATAA
- a CDS encoding cytochrome c-type biogenesis protein, producing the protein MKRWLAAAVLGLSLVGVAHAAIDTYEFANDGERERFRELTKELRCPKCQNQDIADSNAPIAADLRKEIFRMLGEGKDNQQIIDFMVDRYGEFVRYNPALSSKTALLWFGPAGLLLGGFVVIAVIVRRRRVQRTAAPDTLSVEERQRLDQLLDKTKHD; encoded by the coding sequence ATGAAGCGCTGGTTAGCGGCTGCCGTCCTCGGCTTGAGCCTGGTCGGTGTGGCCCATGCCGCCATCGACACCTACGAATTCGCCAACGACGGCGAGCGCGAACGGTTTCGCGAACTGACCAAGGAACTGCGCTGCCCCAAGTGCCAGAACCAGGACATCGCCGACTCCAATGCACCGATTGCCGCCGACCTGCGCAAGGAAATCTTCCGCATGCTCGGCGAGGGCAAGGACAACCAGCAGATCATCGACTTCATGGTCGATCGCTACGGTGAGTTCGTGCGCTACAACCCCGCCCTGTCCTCCAAGACCGCGCTGCTCTGGTTCGGCCCCGCCGGGCTGCTGCTGGGTGGTTTCGTGGTCATCGCGGTGATCGTGCGTCGGCGCCGGGTCCAGCGCACGGCCGCCCCGGACACGCTTTCTGTCGAAGAGCGCCAGCGCCTCGACCAACTGTTGGATAAAACCAAGCATGATTGA
- a CDS encoding DsbE family thiol:disulfide interchange protein has translation MKRWLMLVPLALFLLMAVFLYRGLYLNPTELPSAMIGKPFPEFSLPSVQGDKTLTRADLLGKPALVNVWGTWCISCRVEHPVLNKLAQNGVVIYGVNYKDVNADALKWLAEFHNPYQLDIRDEDGSLGLNLGVYGAPETFLIDAKGVIRDKFVGVIDEQVWREKLAAKYQALVDEAKP, from the coding sequence ATGAAACGTTGGTTGATGTTGGTGCCGCTGGCGCTGTTCCTGCTGATGGCGGTGTTTTTGTACCGAGGGCTGTACCTGAATCCGACCGAGTTGCCCTCGGCGATGATCGGCAAGCCGTTCCCGGAGTTTTCCCTGCCATCGGTGCAAGGCGACAAGACCCTGACCCGCGCCGACCTGCTGGGCAAACCGGCGCTGGTCAACGTATGGGGCACTTGGTGCATTTCCTGCCGGGTCGAGCACCCGGTGTTGAACAAGCTGGCCCAGAACGGCGTGGTGATCTACGGCGTCAATTACAAGGACGTCAATGCCGACGCCTTGAAGTGGCTGGCCGAGTTCCACAATCCATATCAACTGGACATTCGTGACGAAGACGGCTCCCTGGGCCTGAACCTGGGGGTCTACGGCGCACCGGAAACTTTCCTCATCGATGCCAAGGGTGTCATCCGCGACAAGTTCGTCGGCGTGATCGACGAACAGGTCTGGCGCGAGAAACTGGCTGCCAAGTATCAAGCCCTGGTGGACGAGGCCAAGCCATGA
- a CDS encoding heme lyase CcmF/NrfE family subunit → MTTGIFIPELGHLAMILALCFALVQAVVPLLGAWRGDRLWMSLAQPAAWGQFVFMLFAFGCLTYAFMADDFSVEYVASNSNSALPWYYKFSAVWGAHEGSLLLWALILAGWTFAVSVFSRQLPQVMLARVLAVMGMISTGFLLFLIVTSNPFKRILPQMPMDGRDLNPLLQDIGLIVHPPMLYMGYVGFSVAFAFAIAALLGGRLDAAWARWSRPWTIVAWAFLGIGITLGSWWAYYELGWGGWWFWDPVENASFMPWLVGTALIHSLAVTEKRGVFKSWTVLLAIAAFSLSLLGTFLVRSGVLTSVHAFASDPERGVFILMFLLFVVGGSLTLFALRAPVVKSQVGFNLWSRETLLLGNNLVLVVAASMILLGTLYPLVLDALSGAKLSVGPPYFNALFIPLMAILMVVMAIGVLVRWKDTPLKWLLGMLTPVLLGTAALAVVAGVAYGDFNWAVLATFVLAAWVLLAGVRDIFDKTRHKGLIKGLPTLTRSYWGMQVAHLGIAVCALGVVLSSQNSAERDLRLAPGESMDLAGYQFVFEGAKHFEGPNFTSDKGTVRVLRNGEEITVLHPEKRLYTVQNSVMTEAGIDAGFTRDLYVALGESLGDGAWAVRVHVKPFVRWIWFGGLLTGLGGVLAALDRRYRVKVKTRVREALGVTGATA, encoded by the coding sequence ATGACTACCGGCATCTTTATTCCCGAGCTGGGCCACCTGGCTATGATCCTGGCCCTGTGCTTTGCCCTGGTGCAAGCCGTGGTGCCGTTGCTGGGGGCCTGGCGTGGTGACCGATTGTGGATGAGCCTGGCCCAGCCGGCGGCGTGGGGCCAGTTCGTCTTTATGCTGTTCGCCTTCGGTTGCCTGACCTATGCGTTCATGGCCGACGACTTTTCCGTGGAGTACGTCGCCAGCAACTCCAACAGTGCTTTGCCCTGGTACTACAAGTTCAGTGCCGTGTGGGGCGCCCACGAAGGCTCGCTGTTGCTTTGGGCGTTGATCCTCGCTGGCTGGACCTTCGCCGTCTCGGTGTTCTCCCGGCAGTTGCCCCAGGTGATGCTGGCCCGGGTGCTGGCGGTGATGGGCATGATCAGCACCGGTTTCCTGCTATTCCTGATCGTCACGTCCAACCCGTTCAAGCGCATCCTGCCGCAGATGCCGATGGATGGTCGCGACCTCAACCCATTGCTGCAAGACATCGGCCTGATCGTTCACCCGCCGATGCTCTACATGGGCTACGTCGGTTTTTCCGTGGCCTTCGCCTTCGCCATCGCCGCATTGCTTGGCGGTCGCCTCGATGCCGCGTGGGCACGCTGGTCGCGTCCGTGGACCATCGTCGCCTGGGCTTTCCTCGGCATTGGCATCACCTTGGGATCGTGGTGGGCCTACTACGAACTCGGCTGGGGCGGCTGGTGGTTCTGGGACCCGGTGGAAAACGCCTCGTTCATGCCCTGGTTGGTGGGCACGGCACTGATCCACTCCCTGGCCGTCACGGAAAAACGCGGTGTGTTCAAGAGCTGGACCGTGCTGCTGGCCATCGCGGCGTTCTCGCTGAGCCTGCTGGGGACGTTCCTGGTGCGTTCCGGCGTGCTCACGTCGGTGCATGCCTTCGCCTCGGACCCTGAACGTGGCGTGTTCATCCTGATGTTCCTGTTGTTCGTGGTCGGCGGTTCCCTGACGTTGTTCGCCCTGCGTGCACCGGTGGTCAAGAGCCAGGTCGGCTTCAACCTCTGGTCCCGGGAAACCCTGCTGCTGGGCAACAACCTGGTGCTGGTGGTGGCCGCGTCGATGATTCTGCTGGGGACGTTGTACCCGCTGGTACTCGATGCGTTGTCCGGCGCCAAGCTGTCGGTCGGGCCGCCGTACTTCAATGCGCTGTTTATCCCGCTGATGGCAATCCTGATGGTGGTCATGGCTATCGGTGTGCTGGTGCGCTGGAAAGACACCCCGCTCAAGTGGCTGCTGGGCATGTTGACCCCGGTACTGCTGGGCACGGCCGCCCTGGCCGTGGTGGCCGGCGTGGCCTATGGCGACTTCAATTGGGCGGTGCTGGCGACGTTCGTGCTGGCGGCCTGGGTGTTGCTGGCGGGCGTACGGGATATCTTCGACAAGACTCGTCACAAAGGCCTGATCAAGGGCCTGCCGACCCTGACCCGCAGTTACTGGGGCATGCAGGTCGCCCACCTGGGCATCGCCGTCTGCGCCCTGGGCGTGGTGCTGTCCAGCCAGAACAGCGCCGAGCGTGACCTGCGCCTGGCGCCGGGAGAGTCCATGGACCTGGCCGGCTATCAGTTCGTTTTCGAGGGCGCCAAACACTTCGAGGGGCCGAATTTCACGTCCGACAAAGGCACTGTGCGGGTTCTTCGCAACGGCGAGGAAATTACCGTGCTGCATCCGGAAAAGCGCCTCTATACCGTGCAGAACTCGGTCATGACCGAAGCCGGGATCGATGCCGGTTTCACCCGCGATCTCTACGTGGCGCTGGGCGAGTCCCTGGGCGACGGCGCGTGGGCAGTCCGAGTCCACGTCAAGCCGTTCGTGCGCTGGATCTGGTTCGGTGGCTTGCTCACCGGCCTGGGTGGGGTGCTGGCGGCGCTGGATCGTCGATATCGAGTCAAGGTGAAAACCCGGGTGCGTGAAGCCCTGGGCGTGACGGGAGCCACTGCATGA
- the ccmE gene encoding cytochrome c maturation protein CcmE yields the protein MNPLRKKRLVIILAILVGVGAAVALALSALQQNINLFYTPTQIANGEAPKDTRIRAGGMVEKGSLVRSGDSLDVKFNVTDFNKTVTISYRGILPDLFREGQGIVALGKLNADGVVVADEVLAKHDEKYMPPEVTKALKDSGQSAPAPVKEG from the coding sequence GTGAATCCGCTGCGCAAAAAACGTCTTGTCATCATTCTTGCGATCCTGGTGGGTGTCGGTGCCGCGGTCGCCCTGGCCCTGAGTGCCTTGCAGCAGAATATCAACCTGTTCTACACCCCGACCCAGATCGCCAACGGCGAAGCGCCCAAGGACACCCGCATCCGCGCCGGCGGCATGGTGGAAAAAGGCTCGCTGGTGCGCTCCGGGGATTCGCTGGACGTGAAATTCAATGTCACCGACTTCAACAAGACCGTGACCATCAGCTATCGCGGCATCCTCCCGGACCTGTTCCGCGAAGGGCAGGGCATCGTCGCCCTGGGCAAGCTCAACGCCGACGGCGTGGTGGTGGCCGACGAAGTGCTGGCCAAGCACGACGAAAAATACATGCCGCCGGAAGTGACCAAGGCCTTGAAAGACAGCGGCCAGTCGGCGCCCGCTCCCGTGAAGGAGGGTTGA
- the ccmD gene encoding heme exporter protein CcmD: protein MSFASFGDFLAMGHHGLYVWSAYGICLVVLGLNVAVPILARKRYLQQEARRLRRENGQ from the coding sequence ATGAGTTTCGCTTCATTCGGCGATTTCCTCGCCATGGGCCATCATGGCCTGTATGTCTGGTCAGCCTATGGCATCTGCCTGGTGGTGCTGGGCCTCAACGTGGCGGTGCCGATCCTGGCCCGCAAGCGGTATCTGCAACAAGAGGCGCGTCGTCTGCGCCGGGAGAACGGTCAGTGA
- a CDS encoding heme ABC transporter permease, with product MNWTWFHKLGSPKWFYGISGKLLPWLSIAALLLIGSGVVWGLAFAPPDYQQGNSFRIIYIHVPTAMLAQSVYVMLAVCGVVGLVWKMKLADVALQCAAPIGAWMTAVALITGAIWGKPTWGSWWVWDARLTSMLILLFLYFGLIALGNAISNRDSAAKACAVLAIVGVINIPIIKYSVEWWNTLHQGATFTLTEKPAMPVEMWLPLLLTVLGFYCFFGAVLLLRMRLEVLKRESRTSWVKAEVQNSLEVAR from the coding sequence ATGAACTGGACCTGGTTTCATAAGCTCGGCTCACCCAAGTGGTTCTACGGCATCAGCGGCAAACTGCTCCCATGGTTGAGCATCGCGGCACTGTTGCTGATTGGTTCTGGCGTGGTCTGGGGCCTGGCCTTCGCACCGCCGGACTACCAGCAAGGCAACAGCTTCCGCATCATCTACATCCACGTGCCCACGGCGATGCTGGCCCAGTCCGTCTACGTGATGCTGGCGGTGTGCGGTGTGGTCGGGCTGGTGTGGAAGATGAAGCTGGCCGACGTGGCCCTGCAATGCGCCGCGCCCATCGGTGCCTGGATGACCGCGGTGGCGCTGATCACCGGTGCGATCTGGGGCAAGCCGACCTGGGGTTCGTGGTGGGTCTGGGATGCGCGACTGACGTCGATGCTGATCCTGCTGTTCCTGTACTTCGGTCTTATTGCGCTGGGCAACGCCATCAGCAATCGTGACAGTGCCGCCAAGGCCTGTGCGGTGCTGGCGATTGTCGGCGTGATCAACATCCCGATCATCAAGTACTCGGTGGAGTGGTGGAACACCCTGCACCAGGGCGCGACCTTCACCCTCACCGAAAAACCGGCGATGCCCGTCGAAATGTGGCTGCCGCTGTTGCTGACCGTGCTGGGTTTCTACTGTTTCTTCGGCGCGGTGCTGCTGCTGCGCATGCGCCTGGAAGTGCTCAAGCGTGAGTCCCGGACCAGTTGGGTGAAGGCCGAAGTACAGAACAGCCTGGAGGTCGCTCGATGA
- the ccmB gene encoding heme exporter protein CcmB: protein MSVFGLLLAREARLLFRRPAELANPLVFFAIVIALFPLAVGPETQLLQTLSPGLVWVAALLSVLLSLDGLFRSDFEDGSLEQWVLSSHPLALLVLAKVLAHWVFSGLALVLLSPLLAMMLGLPGACMPVLLVSLLLGTPVLSLLGAVGAALTVGLKRGGLLLALLILPLYIPVLILGSGALQAALQGMPAIGYLLWLGSLTALAITLTPFAIAAGLKISVGE, encoded by the coding sequence ATGAGTGTGTTTGGCCTGTTGCTTGCCCGCGAGGCGCGCCTGCTGTTCCGTCGTCCGGCCGAATTGGCCAATCCACTGGTGTTCTTCGCGATCGTCATCGCACTGTTCCCGTTGGCGGTCGGTCCAGAGACTCAATTGTTGCAAACCTTGTCTCCGGGACTGGTCTGGGTCGCCGCGCTTTTATCGGTCCTGCTCTCGCTGGACGGGCTTTTCCGCAGTGATTTCGAAGACGGTTCACTGGAACAGTGGGTCCTTTCGTCGCACCCCCTGGCCCTTCTGGTTTTGGCCAAGGTACTGGCACACTGGGTTTTTTCCGGACTGGCACTGGTGCTGCTCTCGCCGCTGCTGGCGATGATGCTGGGGCTGCCCGGCGCGTGCATGCCGGTGTTGCTGGTGTCGTTGCTGCTGGGCACTCCGGTGCTGAGCCTGCTTGGTGCGGTGGGCGCGGCGTTGACGGTGGGGTTGAAGCGCGGCGGCCTGTTGCTGGCGTTGCTGATCCTGCCGTTGTATATCCCGGTCCTGATCCTGGGCAGTGGTGCCTTGCAGGCGGCATTGCAAGGCATGCCCGCGATCGGTTATCTGCTGTGGCTTGGGAGCCTGACCGCCCTGGCGATAACCTTGACACCCTTTGCAATAGCCGCTGGCCTGAAGATCAGCGTCGGCGAATAA
- the ccmA gene encoding cytochrome c biogenesis heme-transporting ATPase CcmA: MTSPLLQTVGLACERDLRLLFENLELRLSRGDMVQISGPNGSGKTSLLRLLAGLMQPTAGQVLLNGQPLHSQRSELARNLLWIGHAAGIKDLLTPEENLSWLCALHTPVGREAIWQALAAVGLRGFEDVPSHTLSAGQQRRVALARLYLDSPPLWILDEPFTALDKQGVAQLEEHLARHCENGGMVLLTTHHTLARMPAGYRNIDLGNWAV; the protein is encoded by the coding sequence TTGACCAGTCCTCTCCTGCAAACCGTTGGCCTCGCCTGTGAGCGAGACTTGCGACTGCTTTTCGAAAATCTCGAATTGAGACTCTCGCGTGGCGATATGGTGCAGATCAGTGGTCCCAACGGCAGCGGCAAGACCAGCCTGCTGCGCCTGCTGGCCGGCCTGATGCAGCCCACCGCAGGTCAGGTGTTGCTCAATGGCCAGCCCTTGCACAGCCAGCGCAGCGAACTGGCCCGTAACCTGCTCTGGATCGGCCATGCCGCCGGTATCAAGGATTTGCTGACCCCCGAAGAAAACCTCAGTTGGCTGTGCGCGTTGCATACGCCGGTCGGGCGCGAGGCGATCTGGCAGGCGTTGGCGGCTGTAGGGCTGCGCGGTTTCGAAGACGTGCCGAGCCACACCTTGTCCGCCGGTCAGCAGCGCCGAGTGGCCCTGGCCCGGTTGTACCTGGACAGCCCGCCGTTGTGGATTCTCGACGAACCGTTCACCGCCCTGGACAAGCAGGGCGTCGCCCAGCTCGAGGAACACCTGGCCCGGCACTGTGAAAACGGCGGCATGGTGCTCTTGACCACCCACCACACGCTGGCGCGAATGCCAGCCGGTTATCGCAACATTGATCTGGGGAACTGGGCCGTATGA